A genomic stretch from Mycobacterium cookii includes:
- a CDS encoding acyl-ACP desaturase, translating to MPDPQDLDLLRELEPVVEKYMNRHLSVHKAWNPHDYIPWSDGKNFYALGGQDWEPGQTKLTDVAQVAMVQNLMTEDNLPSYHREIAMSFGMDGAWGEWVNRWTAEENRHGIALRDYLVVTRAVDPIELEKLRLEVVNRGFSPGQNQQGDLLAENLFDSVVYVTFQELATRVSHRNTGKACNEPIADQLLAKISQDENLHMIFYRDVSEAGLEIAPNRAMHALHRVLRNFKMPGFSVPEFRRKAVMIAVGGVYDPRIHLDEVVMPVLKKWRIFEREDFSGQAARERDDLAVLIKELEASCDKFEISKHRQLEREARTGKKITAMELHRTEGTLSLSRR from the coding sequence GTGCCGGATCCACAAGACCTGGACCTGTTGCGTGAACTCGAGCCGGTCGTCGAGAAGTACATGAACCGGCACTTGAGCGTGCACAAGGCCTGGAACCCGCACGACTACATCCCGTGGTCGGACGGCAAGAACTTCTACGCCCTCGGCGGCCAGGACTGGGAGCCGGGCCAGACCAAGCTGACCGATGTCGCGCAGGTCGCGATGGTGCAGAACCTGATGACCGAAGACAACCTGCCGTCGTATCACCGCGAGATCGCGATGAGCTTCGGCATGGACGGCGCCTGGGGCGAATGGGTGAACCGTTGGACCGCCGAGGAGAACCGGCACGGCATCGCGTTGCGCGACTACCTCGTGGTGACCCGCGCCGTCGACCCGATCGAGCTGGAGAAGTTGCGCCTCGAGGTGGTGAACCGCGGCTTCAGCCCGGGCCAGAACCAGCAGGGTGATCTGCTCGCCGAGAACCTCTTCGACTCCGTCGTCTACGTGACGTTCCAGGAGTTGGCCACCCGCGTCTCACACCGCAACACCGGGAAGGCCTGCAACGAGCCGATCGCCGACCAGCTGCTGGCCAAGATCTCGCAGGACGAGAACCTGCACATGATCTTCTACCGCGACGTCAGCGAAGCGGGCTTGGAGATCGCGCCGAACCGGGCGATGCATGCGTTGCACCGGGTGCTGCGCAACTTCAAGATGCCCGGATTCTCGGTGCCGGAGTTCCGCCGTAAGGCCGTGATGATCGCCGTCGGCGGCGTGTACGACCCGCGCATCCACCTCGACGAGGTCGTGATGCCGGTGCTGAAGAAGTGGCGCATCTTCGAACGCGAAGATTTCTCCGGACAGGCCGCGCGCGAGCGCGACGACCTCGCCGTGCTGATCAAAGAGCTCGAAGCGTCGTGCGACAAGTTCGAGATCTCCAAGCATCGCCAGCTCGAGCGCGAAGCCCGCACCGGCAAGAAGATCACCGCCATGGAGCTGCATCGCACCGAAGGCACGCTGTCCCTGAGCCGGAGGTAA